Within Candidatus Polarisedimenticolaceae bacterium, the genomic segment GCGGTCGTCAAGCCCGGCCGCATCCTCTTCGAGATGGAAGGGGTGGACGAGACGACGGCCCGCGAGGCCATGCGCCTGGCCGCCCACAAGCTGCCGGTGAAGACGAAGTTCGTCATCCGGCAGCCGAACTAGGACGGGAGCAGAAGATGTCGCACAAGAGCAAGACGCTCAAGCG encodes:
- a CDS encoding ribosomal protein L16, translating into AVVKPGRILFEMEGVDETTAREAMRLAAHKLPVKTKFVIRQPN